CGAAAATATCGGGGCGGCTACTGGTACGATGATAAAGATGATTTCGATAAAATCGATGAAGAAGCCTGCGACAAAAACAACCAACAACACTACGATCAAAAACATATTAGGCGACAGGCCAGCCTGAGTGATCATGTCTGCCAATATTTTGTCTCCCCCCATGGCTCGAAATACCAAAGAAAAAGAAGTAGCGCCTACCAGGATCATGAAAACCATACAAGTCAGGAAAGTCGTGTCTCTCATGACCTCTTTCACAATCCCAAAGTTCAATTTTTTCTGAAGTGCCGTCAGTCCTATGGCTCCCAATGCACCCACAGCAGCAGCTTCGGTAGGGGAAGCTATACCTGTGAAGATGGATCCCAATACCAGCAGGATCAGTGCAAAGGGCAGAACGAAAGCATGAATGATTCTTTTCCAAGCCCCTTCTGACCAAAAGTGATCACTTTCTTCCTGTGTGATGCCGGGTGCAGATTTTGGGTTGAGTTGGGCCTTGATTACGATGTAGAGAATATACATCACCACTAGTAATATGCCTGGGATCAATGCTGCGGTAAATAAATCACCGACTGAAACATTGAGAACGCTACCCAGCAAAACCAGCACTACCGAAGGAGGGATAATTTGACCAAGAGTCCCGCTGGAGGCAATGGTGCCAGTGGCTAGTTCAGGAGAATACCCTTTCTTCAGCATCGTAGGCAAGCTGATCAGACCCATGGTGATGACGGTCGCGCCGACGATCCCCGTCGAGGCGGCCAGCATGCCTCCAACGATCACTACGGAGATAGCCAATCCACCTTTTAATCTCCCGAATAGATGCGACATGGTTTCCAAAAGGCTTTCTGCCAGCCCGGACTTTTCCAGCATGATGCCCATGAATACAAACAGCGGGACTGCCACCAGTACAAAATTGTGCATGGTGCCGTAGATTCGAAGAGATAGCAGGTAAAAGAAGTCCAAATCATAGATAATGACACCTGCTAGCACGGAAAGCCCACCAAGCGTGAAAGCCACGGGGTAGCCAAAAAGGATCAGTACAAAAACAAGCGCAAATAGGAGTAGTGGTAGGTAGTCGCTGATCATGAGTGCTTTTTCAGGATTTGAGAGAGGGAAAATAGTGTCAATGAGATGGCTTGAATGAGTAAAAGAATTGCGCCAATTGGGATGGTAGATTTTACCAGAAATCTATGCGGAAGCCCTCCCGGTTCAGCGCTGGACTCGGATATTTGCCATGCATCTATGACGAATGGGATTGAGGTCCAGATGATGACCAGACAAAAGGGAATGAGAAAGATTACAGTGCCTATGAAATTGACCCAGCCTTTTTGCGATTCAGAAAACTGCGAATAGAACAGGTCTACCCGGACATGCTTGTCGTGACGGAGTGTGTAGGCTGCTCCTAGTAGGAACAAAGCCGCAAACAGATGCCATTCTAATTCCTGATTAGCAGAGCTGGTCCAATTGAATAGATACCGCAGCGCCACGTCCACACCGATAAGTAAAACGAGAGCCAAACTGAGATATGAAACAGCACGGCCGCTCAGATCAGTGAACCGATCGATTGTAGTAATCGCTTTCTTCATGTCGGAAAATTAGACAGAAACGCAGGGAAATGAAATCTTTATTTGATTCTAAGCGAGCGAGACTGACGAGCCGCTCGGATAGAGGGCTGGATGGAGGCCAGAAAAGTGATCAGAATAATGCTGATGGCACTGAAAAGAAAATCGCTTGGAACGATTTTGACTGGGTAGGATTGCATTACTGCGGATGCTACTCCCATCTTAACCAAACCAAAATTGGCCTGCACCCAAACTACGAGGAACCCTAGCAGCAATCCACTGCCAGCCCCAATTAGGGCGATGAGGGTGCCTTCCGTCAAAAAGATCTTTCGAATCAATGATGGAGTAGCTCCCATGGCGAATAGCAAACTGATGTCCGGCTTTTTCTCGGTAACCAGCATAGAAAGAGAGAAAAAGATGTTGATAGAGGCTATGGCTACTACTAGAGACAAAGTGATGAATACGAAGAGCTTTTCAATCTTCAAGGTTTTGTAAAGATCCTCATGCTGTTGGTCAGCATTTCTAATATTGAATCGATCCCCAATGGCTGCTTTTAGTTGGTTTTGAATTTCCGGGATTCGTTCTGGGTCCTCTATTGAAAGTTCCAGAGCAGTACGTTTGCCTTTGTAATCGAGAAGGTTTTCGGCAAAAGCGATAGGGACAAATACATAGTTGTCGTCATAGTGCTGCTCTAGAGCAAAGACACCTCCGGGCAATAGGATGGAATGAGTGTAATATTTGGAAGGGTCTATGGTGCCGGGTCTCACATTCTTGGGGTAGTAAAACTCCATGAAGGCGAATTCATTTCTCAAAGATATACCCAGCTTGAACTGAATGCCTCTGCCCACGATGGCAAGTGGTCTGTCACCGTCATAGAAGGCCAATTTACCCTGTCGGACTGCACCTTCCATTCTTTTTTCTTTGATGAAATCGTCACTCAAGCCTTTGATTCGTACGATCATTTGAGCATCATGGTATTTGAGCAGTGCGATGTCCTCAATCACCTCAGTGATTCCCATTACCCCATCTATCGAATTGATTTTATATTTGAGGTCGTCTGTGAGCTCGAATGATTTTCCTTCTTTGAGCGTGATCTGTATGGGTGCATCAAATTCCCCATAAATAGACCGCAATAGGTCCTCCATGCCGTTGAATACCGAAAGCACAATGATTAACGCAGCTGTCCCAATAGACACTACCAGCATGGAAATGATGGCAATGATATTGATGAAGTTTTTCTTCTTTTTGGAGAAGAAATAGCGACGGGATATGAACAGCGGTAATTTCATCTTTGGCAAAATCGGCAGTCTTTAGGCACTAAAAGGGAAGTTAGAGATTTGAATTTAAACGAAGTAATATCGCTAGGTTAAAATCTTCCAGAACTAACCTGACCGTACCTATTGATCTTCGTTTTTGTCTTGGTCTGGATCTTTTGGAATGTTGAGACGAGAGAGGATGCTTTCTATTTTTTGCGCATGCTCCTGGGTCTCGTCCAATACAAAGTGTAATTCTGGTACGATGCGGACTTGTTTGCCTATTTTCAATCCCAGGGCTTTACGAATTTCTGGTTTTTTCTCCTTCATCAGTTCGATGAATCCTGCTGGGTCATCCACCATCATCAGACTCACATATACTTTGGCAAAGCTCAAGTCAGGGCTGACCTTGACCTCTGTAATCGTAATGAAGGCATTGCCAAACCAGTGTCGGCTATCGCGCTGAAAAATCTCACTGAGGTCTTTTTGTATCAGACCTGCATATTTTAGTTGTCTCGTACTACTCATATCTTGAGTGCAAATATCCCGATTAAGTTTAACATATATTTAATTAATGCGGTAATTTCGTTTTTTTCGATGGATCACAGATTAAACAGCTACTGAATTGCTTTCCTATTTCAAAGCCAATGACCCTTATCGACTTCTCGGCGCATTTATTCTATTGCTGATCATTCGTGTCCCGATTTTAGTAAGTGGTGTGCCATTGATCGGCCCAGAGCTGAAATGGCTACTGATTGGGGACCGATTGGGTGATGGTGGTCTGGTGATGTACAAAGATCTCTGGGACTACACTGGCCCGCTAGCAGCGACGGTGTACAAATCTGTTGATTTTGTATTTGGTCCTTCACGACTGGTGCATCAGCTACTTTCTACGCTTTTGGTGATTTTTCAAGCCGCTATTTTTAATCGTCTGATGATTAAAAACAAAGCTTACCCTTCTCCCAGCTACGTGCCAGCTCTGGTCTATGTGATCGGGATGAATATGAGCTATGATTTTCTGACCTTGTCTCCAGTACTGATGAGCATGACATTCGTTTTGCTTGCGCTCAACAATTTGTTCAAGCGCATGGATAACCAGACGCAAGATGAATTGTTTGTATTCACTGGAATATTTCTGGGGATTGCAGTTATGTTTTTCTTGCCGATGATCATGTATGTAGTAGTCACCTTTCTGGCTTTGATCCTCTATACGGGTTCTATTTTTAGGAGGATCATGTTGATGATATACGGACTGCTTTTGGTCTTTTTTCTGAGTGGGTTGTATTACTTCTGGCATGATGGCTTTTTGGTCTACAACCATCATTTCTTCAAATCTCTTTGGGTGGTAGATGCTACCTGGTGGATGGATGGACAAGGCTTGGGACTGGCGCTGCTGTTGCCTTTCGCGATATTGTTTTTCAGTATCTATAGGACCTATACGCAGGGGAAGTACATCAATTTTCAGAGTAAAATCCAAAGTGTGATGTTGATGTTTTTGTTGTCTGGATTCTTGGCTTTTTTCTTGATGAAGGAAAAAGTAGTTTATCAAATGATATATCTGGTTCCCGTTTTTGCCTTTTTTGTTAGTCATCATTTGTTAGTGGTCAAAAACTGGATTTTAGCGGAGGCTACCACTGCTCTGGTGTTGATGCTGGTGCTGATGAACCTACTGTTTCCGTTCAACAACTGGCTCTATATCAATGAGCTTGTTCGTCAGGATCAGCTAGTAGTGAAGGAAAGTCCTTATTCGGCTTTGGTGAATGACAAACGGGTGCTCGTGATTGGCGATGATCTCGACCACTATCAGGGTGCCTCGTTGGCTACTCCTTATTTGGATTGGCAATTGTCTAGTTTGCTTTTAGATCACCTCAATTACTTTGATAACAACGAACAAGTCTATCTGAATTTCAAGAAAGATATGCCAGAGGTGATAATCGATCAAAAGGAGGTAGTGCCTACACTTTTTGAACGAATGCCGACAATAGGCGCTCATTATCGGGCTCATCCAAGCTTCAAAGGAGTCTATCTGAGGCGAGAATAAAAGGCCCATTCTGCGACAATTCAATCCAATTGCTGCATTAAGCCATAGGGCTCTTCTTTTTTCATTGATCGTTTTTTTCTAACTTTTATCTAGAATCAAAGCTATAGTCTATGGAAAAGTTAGATCCGAATTGGTTAACAGAACACCTGATTGATTTTGAATACAAGAAATATACCTTGCTGGCTTATCTCAAATCAGTGAAGGAAAAGTTTCATCATCAGCTGCTTTATCCTCAGTTAGGAGAGTTGATTTTTCATTACAGAAATTTGCTTCGCATTAAGGAAAACAAATCGATCATCTATGATCAGTTTCCTAAACTACCCACCCACGTGGATTTAGAAAACCTCAGTATCAACTATCAGAAACTGGTTGATGATGATGAGTTGATGAAGGAGCTGTCAGACATTATCGAGTTTTCTTTACCCAATATTGACCGAACAATTCAGTATGGAAGGGAGCTTTATGATTTCGTGGAGGAGAACCTTATCATCAGTGATGTCGGTCTGATGCCGATCTATCGACACGAGGGCTACATGCTATTGACAGAGGAGGACAATAGACAACTCAAGGTCTTTCGCTACAAAGTCTCGCTGATCGAGCGTGAAAAGGAAAACTGGACGCGGGTGGATACGACTTTCATCGCCACGGAGATCAAGTCGATCACCAATACAGTCAATAAAATCAAACTAAAGTTGATCGAGCAGGTGCAAGAGCTGCCCAATCCTGCGACTTATCTCTTTACGAGCAAGTGGAATTTCCCTATCGAAGAGACGGTTTTGCCGATTGCCAAACGTTGGCTGATCAAAGAAGTGGGGAGAGCGGCTTAATTTATTTTTTTCTGTCTTCTAACTTTTTAGGATCTTGACTAGTATGAAATACATCAGTGATAATGATGAAATTACTATCTGAGTGGTATTCGTAAATTAGTTTGTAACTGGCTATAATAAGATATCTACTTTCTTGTCCAATTTCTAAAAGAAGGGGTTCTATTTGACCAGATTCAGGAAAATCTAGAAGTTGATTGACTCTTTTGAAAATATCGTCAACTAATTTAATTGCCGGAGAACTGGATTTTTCTCTGAATGAGATGTACTCATAAATTTCATCAAGACAGCCTAAAGCAAATGGAGTCCATTTTATAGAAAGCCTATGATTGGGCATGTTTACTTTTGAAATACTCCTGAGCTTCTTCTTGAGTGATTAATTGATTATCTCTTATGGCTTCTTGTGAGTAGCTGTTGCGCTTAAGAAACTCCTCTTTTGTGAATGGTCTTAACTTATTCTCATAAGTTTTGGCTTTTCCTAGCGACAGAAGATTTTTGATAGCTTCAACTAGTTGGGCATCATCCAGTTTATCAATTTCAGATTTTATGAATTCTTTTTCTGACTCAAGATTCATTGTTAATAGTTTTTAATAAAGATAACCAAACTCACTCAATTAAAACTTACTTCAAAAGTCGGTAACAAAAAAGCGCAACAATCTGTCGCGCTTTTCTAATGTCTCTTTTATGGAATCTTGCCGCTAATTAAGAACAGCTGATCTTGTTGACTCTGGTTTGGTGCCTTCCTCCTTCGAATTCGGTAGTAAGGAAAGTGTCGATCATAGCGGTAGCTTTTTCGAGAGAAACGAATCGTGCAGGAATACAGATGATGTTGGCATCATTGTGCAAACGGATCAGTTCTGCTACTTCCACTTCCCAGCATAGTCCAGCACGGATGCCCTGGTGTTTGTTGGCCGTGATGGCTACTCCGTTGGCACTGCCACAGATGAGAATGCCATATTCGTTTTTGCCTCCCTCGATAGACTCTGCCAATGGGTGTACTTGATCTGGGTAATCTACAGAGTCTGGTGAGTTAGGACCAAAATCCTGTACTTCATGACCAAGCTCCTGTAGATGCTTTACCAGGTCTCCCTTATATTCAAATCCGGCGTGATCACCGCCAATTGCAATTTTCATTTTATCTTTCTTTATGCTCCGAACAATTCTTTTTCTCTCTTCTTATACGCTCTTTTAGATACTGCGATGCTGATTTGGTACAAACCTATCAGCGGTATCGCGATCAAGACCTGACTGAAAGGATCAGGGGGTGTCAATAACGCTCCAAGGAAAAATATCACTACTACTCCATGTTTTCTATAGGTCTTCATGAGTTGAGGAGTGATAATTCCCGATTTAGTCAAAAACATTACCACCATAGGTAGCTGAAATAGCAATCCGCAAGCCAATACCAAAGTGGTGACGGTTGACACATAAGATACGATATCAAACTCGTTGAGGATACTAGGGTCAATTTGGTAATTGGATAAGAAATTGACACTAAGGGGGGTCAGGATCAAATACCCGAAGGTTACTCCAATCATAAATAGCAAACTCACCCAAAATACAGCCCCTCTGGCGACTTTTTTCTCATTGATGTATAAACCGGGACTGATAAATCGCCAGATCTCCCAAAAGGCGTAAGGGAAAGCAAAAACTATCCCTACCGCAAAAGAGGAGACGATGTGCATGGTGAACTGACCAGTCATCTGTCTACTCTGTAGAATAAAAGGAAGCTCGTCTATGCATATCGCCTGGGTATCCAGAAGTTCTCCGAGTTGACAAAGCCACTGATAAGTCCAGAAATCCACTCTGGATGGTCCTAGTATGATCATACCGAAGACGACCTCTTTAGATAGAAAAGCTGCGATGGTAAATATCGCAATGGCTACAAAAGCCCGGATGATGTGCCAACGCAACTCTTCGAGATGATCGAGGAAGGACATTTCTATCACATCCTTCTCATCATCTTCATTCCTTTGATCCAATGGGAGGTTTGACATGTTTTATACCAAAGAAGCCAACTGAGTGTAAAGAGGGAATTCTTTCATCCAGTTGTTTACCTCTGCCTTTACTTCAGTGATTTTGTCTTCATTATCCAGGTTCATCAATACCGTATCGATCAACTCTACCACGCGATCCATTTCAGTTTCTTTCATACCTCTAGAAGTGATCGCAGCTGTACCTACGCGGATACCTGAAGTAACGAATGGAGAACGCTCGTCGAATGGAACCATGTTTTTGTTCACAGTAATCTCAGCTTTAACTAAGCCGTTTTCAGCATCTTTACCAGTGATTCCTTTTGATCCTAGATCGATCAGCATCAAGTGGTTGTCTGTACCACCAGAGATGAGGTTGTAGCCTCTCTTAACGAAGGCTTCAGCCATTACAGAAGCGTTTTTCTTCACTTGCAGTACATAGTCCATGTATTCATCAGAAAGCGCCTCGCCGAAAGCAATAGCTTTAGCTGCAATGATATGTTCCAAAGGTCCACCTTGAGTACCTGGGAATACGCCTGAATCCAGGATTGATGACATCATTCTAACTACTCCTTTTGGAGTTTTCAATCCCCATGGGTTCTCAAAATCTTCGCCCATCAAGATCATGCCGCCTCTAGGGCCTCTTAGCGTCTTGTGAGTCGTAGTAGTCACGATGTGGCAGTGTGGCATTGGGTCAGCAAGTAGACCTCTCGCGATCAACCCAGATGGGTGGGAGATATCTGCTAATAGCAAAGCGTCCACTGAGTCAGCGATTTCTCTGAATCTCTTATAGTCCCAATCTCTTGAGTAAGCCGAAGCTCCACAGATGATCAGTTTAGGTTGTACTTCTTTGGCTTTTGCTTCGACTTTGTCCATGTCGATTAGGCCAGTTTCTTTTTCTACACCGTAGAAGTTGGCATTGAAGTACTTGCCAGAAATATTCACAGGCGAGCCGTGAGATAGGTGACCACCATGAGACAGGTCAAATCCTAAAACAGCATCACCAGGCTTAAGGCAAGCCAAAAACACAGCTGCATTGGCTTGAGCCCCAGAGTGAGGTTGTACGTTGACCCATGCAGCACCGAATAGTTCTTTCGCTCTTTCTCTTGCTATATCTTCGATCGTATCGACCACTTCGCATCCACCATAGTATCTTTTACCAGGGAGTCCTTCGGCATATTTGTTGGTCAGAACCGTGCCAGCCGCTTCCATTACCTGTGGCGAAACAAAGTTTTCTGAAGCGATAA
This is a stretch of genomic DNA from Reichenbachiella ulvae. It encodes these proteins:
- a CDS encoding TRAP transporter large permease, encoding MISDYLPLLLFALVFVLILFGYPVAFTLGGLSVLAGVIIYDLDFFYLLSLRIYGTMHNFVLVAVPLFVFMGIMLEKSGLAESLLETMSHLFGRLKGGLAISVVIVGGMLAASTGIVGATVITMGLISLPTMLKKGYSPELATGTIASSGTLGQIIPPSVVLVLLGSVLNVSVGDLFTAALIPGILLVVMYILYIVIKAQLNPKSAPGITQEESDHFWSEGAWKRIIHAFVLPFALILLVLGSIFTGIASPTEAAAVGALGAIGLTALQKKLNFGIVKEVMRDTTFLTCMVFMILVGATSFSLVFRAMGGDKILADMITQAGLSPNMFLIVVLLVVFVAGFFIDFIEIIFIIVPVAAPIFSAMGIDLVWIGILIALNLQTSFLTPPFGFALFYLKGVAPPEIKTSQLYRGIVPFVIIQVILLIMVIVFPEIVSFLPNLNN
- a CDS encoding TRAP transporter small permease subunit, which produces MKKAITTIDRFTDLSGRAVSYLSLALVLLIGVDVALRYLFNWTSSANQELEWHLFAALFLLGAAYTLRHDKHVRVDLFYSQFSESQKGWVNFIGTVIFLIPFCLVIIWTSIPFVIDAWQISESSAEPGGLPHRFLVKSTIPIGAILLLIQAISLTLFSLSQILKKHS
- a CDS encoding ABC transporter permease, coding for MKLPLFISRRYFFSKKKKNFINIIAIISMLVVSIGTAALIIVLSVFNGMEDLLRSIYGEFDAPIQITLKEGKSFELTDDLKYKINSIDGVMGITEVIEDIALLKYHDAQMIVRIKGLSDDFIKEKRMEGAVRQGKLAFYDGDRPLAIVGRGIQFKLGISLRNEFAFMEFYYPKNVRPGTIDPSKYYTHSILLPGGVFALEQHYDDNYVFVPIAFAENLLDYKGKRTALELSIEDPERIPEIQNQLKAAIGDRFNIRNADQQHEDLYKTLKIEKLFVFITLSLVVAIASINIFFSLSMLVTEKKPDISLLFAMGATPSLIRKIFLTEGTLIALIGAGSGLLLGFLVVWVQANFGLVKMGVASAVMQSYPVKIVPSDFLFSAISIILITFLASIQPSIRAARQSRSLRIK
- the rbfA gene encoding 30S ribosome-binding factor RbfA, with product MSSTRQLKYAGLIQKDLSEIFQRDSRHWFGNAFITITEVKVSPDLSFAKVYVSLMMVDDPAGFIELMKEKKPEIRKALGLKIGKQVRIVPELHFVLDETQEHAQKIESILSRLNIPKDPDQDKNEDQ
- a CDS encoding type II toxin-antitoxin system RelE/ParE family toxin, encoding MPNHRLSIKWTPFALGCLDEIYEYISFREKSSSPAIKLVDDIFKRVNQLLDFPESGQIEPLLLEIGQESRYLIIASYKLIYEYHSDSNFIIITDVFHTSQDPKKLEDRKK
- the rpiB gene encoding ribose 5-phosphate isomerase B; its protein translation is MKIAIGGDHAGFEYKGDLVKHLQELGHEVQDFGPNSPDSVDYPDQVHPLAESIEGGKNEYGILICGSANGVAITANKHQGIRAGLCWEVEVAELIRLHNDANIICIPARFVSLEKATAMIDTFLTTEFEGGRHQTRVNKISCS
- the tatC gene encoding twin-arginine translocase subunit TatC, which codes for MSNLPLDQRNEDDEKDVIEMSFLDHLEELRWHIIRAFVAIAIFTIAAFLSKEVVFGMIILGPSRVDFWTYQWLCQLGELLDTQAICIDELPFILQSRQMTGQFTMHIVSSFAVGIVFAFPYAFWEIWRFISPGLYINEKKVARGAVFWVSLLFMIGVTFGYLILTPLSVNFLSNYQIDPSILNEFDIVSYVSTVTTLVLACGLLFQLPMVVMFLTKSGIITPQLMKTYRKHGVVVIFFLGALLTPPDPFSQVLIAIPLIGLYQISIAVSKRAYKKREKELFGA
- the glyA gene encoding serine hydroxymethyltransferase produces the protein MQRDLEVFNLIEKERERQESGIELIASENFVSPQVMEAAGTVLTNKYAEGLPGKRYYGGCEVVDTIEDIARERAKELFGAAWVNVQPHSGAQANAAVFLACLKPGDAVLGFDLSHGGHLSHGSPVNISGKYFNANFYGVEKETGLIDMDKVEAKAKEVQPKLIICGASAYSRDWDYKRFREIADSVDALLLADISHPSGLIARGLLADPMPHCHIVTTTTHKTLRGPRGGMILMGEDFENPWGLKTPKGVVRMMSSILDSGVFPGTQGGPLEHIIAAKAIAFGEALSDEYMDYVLQVKKNASVMAEAFVKRGYNLISGGTDNHLMLIDLGSKGITGKDAENGLVKAEITVNKNMVPFDERSPFVTSGIRVGTAAITSRGMKETEMDRVVELIDTVLMNLDNEDKITEVKAEVNNWMKEFPLYTQLASLV